A window from Triticum aestivum cultivar Chinese Spring chromosome 6D, IWGSC CS RefSeq v2.1, whole genome shotgun sequence encodes these proteins:
- the LOC123146213 gene encoding protein KINESIN LIGHT CHAIN-RELATED 1, protein MALRRAASLVLRQRLRTLAPVPASAPKPPNPLLPHPRRHYSPRPPPALPASARALAEAAEEAFEAASTTTDLFAAFSRLENAVSPTDKRLALACLKLGQHLDSSASADPSRVLELALRSVGILEAGGARSSGASSDSDAVSPAMALHLAGSASLDLTRFHDALSFLSRSLRLLTPLLPAKDAAVGDEGGDPDAEGFDVRPVAHAVRLQLANVKTALGRREEALADLRASVELKESILPPGSRELGAAYRDLAEAHASVLDFKQALPFCQKALELHESTLGKNSVELAHDRRLLGVIYTGLEQHEQALEQNEMSQKVMKKWGVAGADLIHAEIDAANIKIALGKFDEAVSVLKDVAKKVEKDSDARALVFISMAKALANQEKVGDTKRCLEIACDILEKKEVSEPDKVAEAYIEVSSLYEMVNELDKAISLMKRSLGMLERIPQSQHLEGNVAAKIGWLLLLTGKVTEAVPYLEDAVERMKESFGPKHYGVGYVYNNLGAAYMEMDRPQSAAQMFALAKEVMDVSLGPHHSDTIETCQSLANAYNTMGSYGLAMEFQKRVIDSWRNHGPSGADELREAIRLYEQIKIKALAFMSPGDQAIALPEPQEQEVDSDPAKVAQQ, encoded by the exons atggcgctACGCAGAGCCGCCTCCCTCGTCCTCAGGCAGCGCCTCCGGACCCTCGCCCCCGTTCCCGCGTCCGCGCCCAAACCCCCAAACCCTCTGCTCCCGCATCCCCGCCGCCACTACTCCCCGCGGCCGCCGCCCGCGCTCCCCGCGTCCGCCCGCGCCCTCGCGGAGGCGGCCGAGGAGGCGTTCGAGGCGGCCTCCACCACCACCGACCTCTTCGCCGCCTTCTCCCGCCTAGAGAACGCCGTCTCGCCCACCGACAAGCGGCTCGCCCTCGCCTGCCTCAAGCTCGGCCAGCACCTCGACTCCTCGGCCTCCGCCGACCCCTCCCGCGTCCTCGAGCTCGCGCTCCGCTCCGTCGGgatcctcgaggccgggggcgccAGGTCCTCCGGGGCGTCGTCGGACTCCGACGCCGTCTCGCCCGCCATGGCCCTCCACCTCGCCGGCTCCGCCTCCCTCGACCTCACCCGCTTCCACGACGCGCTCTCCTTCCTCTCCCGCTCCCTCCGCCTCCTCACCCCGCTTCTCCCGGCTAAAGACGCCGCCGTTGGGGACGAGGGCGGCGACCCCGATGCCGAAGGGTTCGACGTGAGGCCCGTGGCGCACGCGGTGCGGCTGCAGCTCGCCAACGTGAAGACGGCGCTGGGGAGGCGGGAGGAGGCGCTTGCCGACCTGCGTGCCAGCGTGGAGCTCAAGGAGTCGATCCTGCCGCCGGGCAGCCGGGAGCTCGGCGCGGCGTACCGGGACCTCGCGGAGGCACACGCCTCCGTGCTTGACTTCAAGCAGGCGCTGCCCTTCTGCCAGAAGGCGCTGGAGCTGCATGAGTCGACGCTGGGCAAGAACTCGGTGGAGCTTGCGCACGACAGGCGGCTGCTCGGTGTGATATACACTGGCCTGGAGCAGCACGAACAGGCGCTCGAGCAGAATGAGATGTCCCAGAAAGTGATGAAGAAGTGGGGCGTGGCCGGCGCCGATCTCATTCATGCCGAGATTGATGCGGCGAACATCAAGATCGCGCTGGGGAAGTTTGACGAGGCTGTAAGTGTGTTGAAGGATGTCGCTAAGAAGGTGGAGAAGGACAGCGATGCACGAGCTCTAGTGTTCATATCGATGGCCAAGGCGCTCGCCAACCAGGAGAAGGTCGGGGACACCAAGAGGTGCTTGGAGATCGCTTGCGACATTCTAGAGAAGAAGGAAGTGTCTGAACCTGACAAGGTGGCCGAAGCATATATTGAAGTATCCTCACTGTACGAGATGGTGAATGAACTTGACAAGGCAATATCTTTGATGAAGAGGAGTTTGGGGATGCTCGAGAGGATCCCTCAATCACAACACTTGGAGGGGAATGTCGCAGCTAAGATTGGATGGCTATTGCTTCTGACAGGGAAGGTGACTGAGGCCGTCCCATATTTGGAGGATGCAGTGGAGAGGATGAAAGAAAGTTTCGGGCCGAAGCATTATGGGGTAGGGTATGTATATAACAACCTGGGGGCTGCGTACATGGAGATGGACCGCCCCCAGTCTGCTGCACAGATGTTTGCACTGGCAAAGGAAGTCATGGATGTTTCCCTAGGGCCTCACCATTCAGATACAATTGAGACCTGCCAGAGCCTGGCCAATGCATACAATACGATGGGAAG CTATGGCCTGGCTATGGAGTTCCAAAAGCGAGTGATTGATTCATGGCGAAACCATGGTCCCAGTGGTGCGGACGAGCTCAGGGAAGCCATTCGTCTCTACGAGCAGATCAAGATAAAGGCCCTAGCATTCATGTCACCTGGTGATCAAGCAATCGCGTTGCCTGAACCTCAGGAACAGGAAGTCGATTCAGATCCGGCCAAAGTCGCACAACAGTAA
- the LOC123146214 gene encoding coumaroyl-CoA:anthocyanidin 3-O-glucoside-6''-O-coumaroyltransferase 2, producing MATRVLDTLAVAAEGDGGCGALPLTFFDVPWIFTGPVERVFFYPYPHPPERFRAALLPRLVSSLSAALGRFYPLLGRVRPCPDGGGYEFFLPAGGGGGGGAVELTVAESEDDFDELSGDGPRDVARLYSLVPRLPVVEGGGDGGFALAAVQVTVFAGRGVAVGVSIHHVACDDSSYMHFVKTWAGHCRLAAGGEDAGAALPPPPFLDRAVIADPRGLAARTLDEMRQLAANGPPPPPPAPVGPPPKLVIRSFTIARGCIDKLKQRVAADAKDATTHCSAFTVACAFAWACLARSASADAPSPASDERAHLLFSVECRRRLSPPVPQEYLGNCLRPCFVEVGARDLLGADGVTTAAAAIGAAIRALDGDGVLAGAEGWFQKILSLVPRRPMSVGGSPRYGVYDTDFGLGRPSKVELVSIDKTPGTVSLAEGTDGQRGIEVGVALPEADMARFASCFSDGLHQL from the coding sequence ATGGCCACCAGGGTCCTCGACACGCTCGCCGTCGCGGCGGAGGGCGACGGGGGCTGCGGCGCGCTGCCGCTCACCTTCTTCGACGTGCCCTGGATCTTCACCGGCCCCGTGGAGCGCGTCTTCTTCTACCCGTACCCGCACCCGCCCGAGCGGTTCCGGGCCGCCCTCCTGCCGCGCCTCGTCTCCTCCCTCTCCGCCGCGCTGGGCAGGTTCTACCCGCTCCTCGGCCGCGTCCGGCCCTGCCCGGACGGCGGCGGGTACGAGTTCTTCTTGcccgcggggggagggggcggtggTGGCGCCGTCGAGCTCACCGTCGCCGAGAGCGAGGATGATTTCGACGAGCTCTCCGGCGACGGGCCCCGCGACGTCGCCCGGCTCTACTCGCTCGTGCCGCGGCTCCCGGTGGTTGAGGGGGGCGGGGACGGCGGGTTCGCGCTCGCCGCGGTCCAGGTCACCGTGTTCGCCGGGCGCGGGGTCGCCGTCGGCGTGTCGATACACCACGTCGCCTGCGATGACTCCAGCTACATGCATTTCGTGAAGACCTGGGCCGGCCACTGCCGGTTGGCCGCCGGTGGGGAGGACGCTGGCGCCGCGCTGCCCCCGCCGCCGTTCCTGGACCGCGCGGTCATCGCGGACCCCCGAGGGCTTGCCGCCAGGACGCTCGACGAAATGCGGCAGCTGGCGGCcaacgggcctcctcctccgccaccgGCGCCGGTAGGCCCGCCGCCCAAGCTGGTCATCCGGTCGTTCACAATCGCCCGCGGCTGCATCGACAAGCTGAAGCAGCGCGTGGCCGCCGACGCCAAGGACGCGACCACCCACTGCTCCGCGTTCACGGTGGCGTGCGCGTTCGCGTGGGCCTGCCTGGCGCGCTCCGCCTCCGCCGACGCCCCCTCCCCCGCCTCCGACGAGCGCGCGCACCTGCTCTTCTCAGTGGAGTGCCGGCGCCGCCTGTCCCCGCCTGTGCCGCAGGAGTACCTGGGCAACTGCCTGCGGCCCTGCTTCGTGGAGGTCGGCGCGCGCGACCTGCTCGGCGCGGACGGGGTGACCACGGCCGCCGCGGCGATCGGCGCGGCCATCCGGGCGCTGGACGGGGACGGCGTGCTGGCGGGCGCCGAGGGGTGGTTCCAGAAGATCCTGTCGCTGGTGCCGCGGCGGCCCATGTCCGTGGGCGGCTCGCCGCGGTACGGCGTGTACGACACCGACTTCGGCCTGGGGCGGCCGAGCAAGGTGGAGCTGGTGTCCATCGACAAGACGCCCGGCACGGTGTCGCTGGCCGAGGGCACCGACGGGCAGCGCGGGATTGAGGTCGGCGTGGCGCTGCCGGAGGCCGACATGGCGCGGTTCGCCTCATGCTTCTCCGACGGCCTGCACCAGCTATGA